The Deltaproteobacteria bacterium nucleotide sequence CACTGGAGCGCCCATCGGCTGGAGGTCCTCTCCAACTACGAAATGGGCCACGGACAGGCGGTTTCGGTGGGAATCGCCCTGGACTGCGTTTACGCCGAGCAGGAGGGCCTTCTCTCCCACGCGGAGCTGAAAAAAGTGCTGGCGGCCCTTTCCCGCGCCGGGCTGCCGGTTTTCTCCACGCTTCTTGAAGCCCGTACCCCGGAAGGCAAGCTGGCGGTTTTAAAGGGCCTGACGGATTTTCGGGAGCATCTTGGAGGCGAGCTTACGGTTACCCTTCCTGACGGCCTCGGAAAAAAAATCGAGGTGCACGCCATGAACGAGGCCGTGATAGAGCAGAGCGTGATGCATCTCAAAAAACTGGCGGCCCCTTGAAAATACCGGGATATCCAGACACCCTTCTTTGCTACTGCCAAAACGTTCACCCGGCGGAAACCTGGGACGAGGCATTTTCGGCCATAAGCACCCACGCCTTGGCTGTTCGGGAGAGGGTCTCGCCCTTTAGCCCCTTCGGACTGGGCTTGAGGCTCTCGAAAAAGGCCGCAGACACGCTCATCCGGCCCGGAAACCTTGCGGCTTTCAGGGACTTCCTCAGAAGCCGCGACTGCTACGTCTTCACCATCAACGGGTTCCCCTACGGTAATTTTCACGCGACCCCGGTAAAGGAGCGGGTTTACGCGCCCGACTGGAGGGATGCGGATCGCCTTTCCTATACCCTCTCGCTTGCCGAAATCCTTGCGGGCCTTCTTCCCGATGGAATTTCAGGCTCCGTAAGCACCGTGCCCGGCTCCTGGAAGCCCTGGCTGAAAGGCCCTGGCGACGTGGAGGAAATACGCGCCAACCTTGGCCGGGCCGCCCTTGGCCTTGCCGAAATCTTTGAGCGCACGGGCCGCACGGTGAATCTCGCCCTGGAGCCGGAGCCCGGCTGCCTTCTTGAAACAACCCGTGAGACCATAGATTTTTTCGACACCCTGCCCGACGAGGCCCGTGGGCGCATAGGCGTTTGCCTGGACGCCTGCCACGCCGCCACGGTTTTCGAGGAGCCTTCGGAAAGCCTCGCCGCACTTTTGAAAAACGGCGTTCCGGTGTTCAAGGTGCAGGTTTCGGCGGCCCTTTCGGCGGAGCTTCCGGAAGGCCTTGCCGCGCTGAAAAAATTCGCCGATCCGGTCTATCTGCATCAGACCCGGATAATAGGCGAAGACGGTTGCATCAGGGCATGGGACGACCTCCCGGAGGCCCTCGACGCTTACAACGGCGGAAAAGGAACCTGCCGGGTCCACTTCCACGTTCCCCTTCACACCCCTCCCATGCCCGGCTTTTCAAGCACGGCGGAGGGCCTTTCTCCTCTATTCTTCGCCCTGGCCCTTCAAGGCGGGGTGAGCCATTTCGAGATCGAAACCTACACATTCGATGTGCTTCCCCCGGAACTTAAAGCCTGCGGGGTGGTCACCTCCATCGCAAAAGAATACGGGTGGGTGCTTTCCCGGCTTCCGGGCGCTTGACTTAAGTCCCTCAATTCGCCTAAATCCATTGAATCAGGAAACGATTCCAAAGGAAAAATCATGGCGGAAAAAAGACTGTTCGGAACCGACGGCGTAAGGGGCCGGGCCAACGCAGCACCCCTTGACTGCGAGACCGTGGTGAAAATCTGCCGGGCTGCGGCCCGGCATTTCGGGCAGGAGGGCAGGCCCGTGGTCATAGGCCGGGACACCAGGCTTTCGGGGGAGATGCTGGAAGCGGCGGCGGCGGCGGGCGTGGCCTCGGCGGGCTTCGACGCCGTGATCCTTGGGGTCCTGCCCACCCCAGGAGTCGCCTTTGCGGTGAAGGACCTTGGGGCGTCTTGCGGAATCGTGATCTCCGCCTCCCACAACCCCTGGCAGGACAACGGCGTGAAGCTCTTCGACGGAGCTGGCGTGAAGCTCCCGGACGAGGTGGAGGACCAGGTGGAGGCCCTGATGGAGGAGAAGTCCGATCCGCCGGTGAAAACCGGCAGGGTGATCAGGGCCTCCGACGCTGCCGACCACTACGCGTCCTTCCTGGCCGGGCTCATGCCGGGCGGCTTTTCCCTGAAGGGCTTCCGGGTGGTCCTGGACTGCGGCCACGGGGCGGCCTTTGAGGTGGCCCGGATGGTGTTTGAAGGCCTTGGGGCCGAGGTCATATCCATCGGGGTCAGCCCGGACGGCGTAAATATAAATGAAGGCTGCGGAAGCCAGCACCCCCAGGTCCTAATGGATATGGTGCGGAAAAAGCACGCCCACGCGGGTTTCGCCTTTGACGGCGACGCGGACCGCTGCATCTGCGTGGACGAGACCGGCAGGCGGATTTCAGGCGACGGGATGCTGGCCATCCTGGCCGGCCACATGCGAAAGGCCGGGCGGCTTTCGGGCGATACCGTGGTCAGCACCGTCATGAGCAACCTGGGCCTTCGCCGGGCCCTTTCCAAAATGGGCATCCGCCACGTGACGGCG carries:
- the eboE gene encoding metabolite traffic protein EboE; its protein translation is MKIPGYPDTLLCYCQNVHPAETWDEAFSAISTHALAVRERVSPFSPFGLGLRLSKKAADTLIRPGNLAAFRDFLRSRDCYVFTINGFPYGNFHATPVKERVYAPDWRDADRLSYTLSLAEILAGLLPDGISGSVSTVPGSWKPWLKGPGDVEEIRANLGRAALGLAEIFERTGRTVNLALEPEPGCLLETTRETIDFFDTLPDEARGRIGVCLDACHAATVFEEPSESLAALLKNGVPVFKVQVSAALSAELPEGLAALKKFADPVYLHQTRIIGEDGCIRAWDDLPEALDAYNGGKGTCRVHFHVPLHTPPMPGFSSTAEGLSPLFFALALQGGVSHFEIETYTFDVLPPELKACGVVTSIAKEYGWVLSRLPGA
- the glmM gene encoding phosphoglucosamine mutase; protein product: MAEKRLFGTDGVRGRANAAPLDCETVVKICRAAARHFGQEGRPVVIGRDTRLSGEMLEAAAAAGVASAGFDAVILGVLPTPGVAFAVKDLGASCGIVISASHNPWQDNGVKLFDGAGVKLPDEVEDQVEALMEEKSDPPVKTGRVIRASDAADHYASFLAGLMPGGFSLKGFRVVLDCGHGAAFEVARMVFEGLGAEVISIGVSPDGVNINEGCGSQHPQVLMDMVRKKHAHAGFAFDGDADRCICVDETGRRISGDGMLAILAGHMRKAGRLSGDTVVSTVMSNLGLRRALSKMGIRHVTADVGDRYVLSSMMETGASLGGEDSGHMIFLDRHTTGDGILTALFLCEAVKDAQKPLSELSAFLEIFPQILINVPVKSQVPLESLTGVRASIAAVEARLGSSGRVLVRYSGTRPVLRVMVEGPTQAETQRAADEIAEAVRAELGVD